The Coprococcus phoceensis genomic sequence CTGCCTTTGGGCTGTTTACTGATGTATCTTATCAGACAAAACAGAATGTAAAGAATGTGCTCGGTCATCTTGCGTATGTGCTTGAAGGTGTGAAACGGCTGTATAACATTCCGTCCTATCATGTGAAGGTGACATATGATGATCAGGTGATTGAGGAAAATTTTGTGTATGGCATGGTGACAAACTCAAGATCTGTCGGTGGTTTCCGCAATATCATCGGAAAACATGTAGTGTTTGACGACGGAGAATTTGAAGTGACCTTGATCAAAAGCCCAAAGAATGCGTTGGAACTTCAGGAAATTATAGCGGCGCTTTTGATTGAGCAGATTGATACAAAACATATGTATACATTCAAGACAAATCATATTACATTTGAATCATTAGAAGAAATTCCGTGGACACTGGATGGGGAATTTGGCGGTCAGCATGATTTTGTACAGATTCACAACGAAAAACAGGCGCTTCAGATTATGGTATCGCCTGAGCATATTTCATCTCTGATGGAATATCCGGAGAAACTGAGTTTGGAGGCGGCAGAAGAAAAGACAGAAGGGTAGAAAGGGAAAAGTTACTATGGAAAAGAGAGAAAAGTTTTCGTCGAGACTTGGGTTTATCCTGATTTCGGCGGGCTGTGCAATTGGACTTGGGAATGTGTGGAGATTCCCTTACATTACGGGACAGTATGGCGGGGGAGTATTTGTACTAATTTATTTGTTTTTCTTATTGGTCCTTGGATTGCCAATTGTTATTATGGAATTTGCGGTCGGACGTGCCAGTCAGAAGAGTGTTGCCTTGTCGTATGAAGTACTGGAACCAAAAGGAAGTAAATGGCATATTCACAAATATTTTGCAATCGCAGGAAATTTCCTCCTCATGATGTTCTATACAACAGTAGGTGGATGGATGCTTGCGTATTTCTTCAAGATGTTAAAAGGTGAGTTTGTTGGAGCAGACTCAGAGAAGATTACTAATATTTTTGGAACGCTTACATCGAACCGAAATGAGATGATTTTCTGGATGATCATTATCTCATTGCTGGGGCTTGCGGTTTGCTCCCTTGGCTTGGAAAAAGGCGTCGAAAAAATCACAAAAGCAATGATGGTAAGTTTGTTTTTCATTATGCTTGTGCTGGTGGTGAGAGCATTGACATTGCCAAATGCA encodes the following:
- a CDS encoding diacylglycerol/lipid kinase family protein — translated: MKKMLFVYNPNAGKGLLRPKVSDIVDIFVKAGYEVTIYPTQSYRDAYKKVCELEEGYQLVVCSGGDGTIDEVVTGMMQREHKIPIGYIPTGTTNDFANSLHIPKDILMAAHTSVNGAPFACDIGRFNDDVFVYIAAFGLFTDVSYQTKQNVKNVLGHLAYVLEGVKRLYNIPSYHVKVTYDDQVIEENFVYGMVTNSRSVGGFRNIIGKHVVFDDGEFEVTLIKSPKNALELQEIIAALLIEQIDTKHMYTFKTNHITFESLEEIPWTLDGEFGGQHDFVQIHNEKQALQIMVSPEHISSLMEYPEKLSLEAAEEKTEG